One Drosophila virilis strain 15010-1051.87 chromosome 5, Dvir_AGI_RSII-ME, whole genome shotgun sequence DNA window includes the following coding sequences:
- the LOC6627024 gene encoding venom protease — protein MYAFCSLLLTLLACLSIVWSELCDRGTGECKELSATECPVLFYNQHLIGNEIKYCNEFEDIVCCPLPLNRQNQAPVDVTRPFEKECKHFNDIRASCHNSPFIVGGTKAEAREFPFMALIGTIEKGEKNIKWDCGGTLIHPKYVITAAHCLVTIETKEQRLDPNFDSPKYVVRLGELDYNSTEDDAQPQDFKVVNYVVHPFYSDDDEGNLTNDIAVIELDANATLNEYVAPACLPPSTGNENLQLTAAGWGLTEDAGKKSSHLLKVTLERFGDDLCEERLDLDIQRRTQFCAGSVDSNGDTCNGDSGGPIFVQHPHYSCLKLLLGITSFGRICGTRGLPSIYTKVHLYTDWIENIVWVPQIIVQHKIQIPKCVNNLCLKSLIGKCAQNNV, from the exons ATGTACGCTTTTTGTAGTTTACTTTTAACGCTTCTCGCCTGCTTGAGCATCGTTTGGAGTGAGCTTTGTGATCGCGGCACTGGCGAGTGCAAGGAGCTGTCCGCCACGGAGTGTCCAGTCTTATTCTATAATCAGCATCTGATTGGGAACGAGATCAAATATTGCAATGAATTTGAGGACATAGTGTGCTGTCCATTGCCTCTTAACAGGCAAAACCAAGCGCCAGTGGATGTGACTCGTCCCTTTGAGAAGG AATGCAAGCACTTTAATGATATCAGAGCTTCTTGCCATAACTCGCCCTTCATTGTGGGCGGCACCAAGGCAGAAGCTCGTGAATTTCCCTTCATGGCGCTCATTGGCACCATCGAGAAGGGCGAGAAGAACATTAAATGGGACTGCGGCGGCACATTGATACATCCCAAATACGTAATTACGGCCGCCCATTGTCTGGTGACGATTGAAACAAAGGAGCAGCGTCTGGATCCCAACTTCGACTCGCCCAAGTATGTGGTGCGGCTGGGCGAATTAGATTACAATAGCACCGAAGATGATGCGCAGCCGCAGGACTTTAAGGTCGTCAATTACGTGGTGCATCCCTTCTAcagtgatgatgatgagggcAACCTAACCAACGACATTGCCGTCATTGAGCTGGATGCAAATGCGACTTTGAACGAGTATGTGGCACCCGCCTGTCTGCCGCCCAGCACCGGCAACGAGAATCTGCAGCTAACAGCCGCCGGCTGGGGATTAACCGAAGATGCGGGCAAGAAATCCTCGCATCTGCTCAAGGTAACCCTCGAGCGTTTCGGCGATGATCTGTGCGAGGAACGACTCGACCTGGACATACAAAGGCGCACCCAGTTCTGTGCGGGCTCCGTCGACAGCAATGGCGACACCTGCAACGGCGACTCGGGCGGGCCCATTTTCGTGCAGCATCCGCATTACAGTTGCCTCAAGCTGCTCCTTGGCATCACCTCGTTTGGTCGCATCTGCGGCACAAGAGGTCTGCCCAGTATTTACACTAAGGTTCACCTCTACACAGATTGGATTGAGAATATTGTGTGGG TGCCACAAATTATTGTACaacataaaatacaaataccaaaatgtgtcaataatttatgtttgaaaagtttaattggaaaatgtgcacaaaataACGTGTAA